One genomic segment of Pseudonocardia sp. T1-2H includes these proteins:
- a CDS encoding fatty acid desaturase, protein MTTSPIGERTRPPDGPVLSEAEVRAVRRGVPDPGIALPRAAAPTIALFVGSLAVWVVATWLALGGHAPFWVTVPLHAAVTFTMFTVLHDAIHHATGRANWVNEVFGRLSVLFVACYASFGMFRFIHIEHHRNTNEDIDTDPDAWTTHGPDWQLPLRWLSIDGRYAVFYLRRLRTRPRAERLETMATVGLTALVFGGAIATGHGWELALIYLIPQRIGVAVLAWWFDWMPHHGLTTTSRENRFAATRVRVGMEWLLTPVMLYQNYHLVHHLHPAIPFYRYVKAWQRNEAAYLDRDVPITTAFGRELTTSEYRAWRRLTDSFHAEDAAGGTADFQPLTVAEVRPLTPDSVSITFEIPETLRTRFRFTPGQHLTLRSTVDGTEVRRTYSLCTSATSDLVRIAVKRIEGGALSTHLTQRLAPGDVLEVLPPSGRFTLEPDARTARHHVGIAAGSGITPIISMLSTALTVSEDSRFTLLYGNRTAESTMFRDELEMLARHFEGRLRIVHFRSGEAGAEPGTGFERVVPGRIDAAGLAGLLGDDLAPADVDGWFVCGPQALVEDTRAVLGRHGVAPEAVHVELFHVAPAAEDHAAGVESTVIATVGGRTSAVDSDGRESVLEAVLRAGLDAPYACMGGACGTCRAKLVRGGAEMEVDYALSPDEVAAGYVLTCQSRPTTERVELDYDA, encoded by the coding sequence GTGACCACGAGCCCGATCGGCGAGCGCACCCGGCCCCCGGACGGCCCGGTGCTCAGCGAGGCCGAGGTCCGGGCCGTGCGCCGCGGGGTGCCGGACCCCGGCATCGCGCTGCCTCGCGCCGCCGCGCCGACGATCGCGCTGTTCGTCGGGTCGCTCGCCGTCTGGGTCGTCGCGACGTGGCTCGCGCTGGGCGGGCACGCGCCGTTCTGGGTGACGGTCCCGCTGCACGCGGCGGTCACGTTCACGATGTTCACAGTGCTGCACGACGCCATCCACCACGCCACCGGCCGCGCGAACTGGGTCAACGAGGTGTTCGGGCGGCTGTCGGTGCTCTTCGTGGCCTGCTACGCGAGCTTCGGCATGTTCCGGTTCATCCACATCGAGCACCACCGCAACACCAACGAGGACATCGACACCGACCCGGACGCGTGGACCACGCACGGCCCGGACTGGCAGCTGCCGCTGCGCTGGCTGAGCATCGACGGTCGCTATGCCGTGTTCTATCTGCGGCGGCTGCGGACCCGGCCGCGGGCGGAGCGCCTCGAGACCATGGCCACGGTGGGTCTCACGGCGCTGGTGTTCGGCGGCGCGATCGCCACCGGGCACGGGTGGGAGCTGGCGTTGATCTATCTGATCCCGCAGCGGATCGGGGTCGCCGTGCTGGCCTGGTGGTTCGACTGGATGCCCCACCACGGGCTGACCACCACCTCGCGGGAGAACCGGTTCGCGGCCACCCGCGTGCGGGTCGGTATGGAGTGGCTGCTGACGCCGGTCATGCTCTACCAGAACTACCACCTGGTGCATCACCTGCACCCGGCGATCCCGTTCTACCGCTACGTCAAGGCCTGGCAGCGCAACGAGGCCGCCTACCTGGACCGCGACGTCCCGATCACGACCGCGTTCGGACGCGAGCTGACCACGTCGGAGTACCGGGCGTGGCGTCGGCTCACCGACTCGTTCCACGCCGAGGACGCCGCCGGTGGCACTGCCGACTTCCAGCCGCTGACCGTGGCCGAGGTCCGGCCGCTCACCCCGGACAGCGTCTCGATCACCTTCGAGATCCCCGAGACCCTGCGCACCCGGTTCCGCTTCACCCCCGGCCAGCACCTCACGCTCCGGTCCACCGTGGACGGCACGGAGGTCCGCCGCACGTACTCGTTGTGCACCTCGGCCACGTCGGACCTGGTCCGCATCGCCGTCAAGCGCATCGAGGGCGGCGCGCTGTCCACGCACCTCACCCAGCGGCTCGCGCCGGGCGACGTGCTCGAGGTGCTGCCGCCGTCGGGCCGGTTCACCCTCGAGCCCGACGCCCGTACCGCCCGGCACCACGTCGGGATCGCGGCCGGCAGCGGGATCACGCCGATCATCTCGATGCTGTCCACCGCGCTGACGGTCAGCGAGGACAGCCGGTTCACCCTGCTCTACGGCAACCGCACGGCCGAGTCGACGATGTTCCGCGACGAGCTGGAGATGCTCGCCCGGCACTTCGAGGGCCGGCTGCGGATCGTGCACTTCCGGTCGGGCGAGGCGGGCGCCGAGCCGGGGACGGGCTTCGAGCGCGTCGTGCCGGGGCGGATCGACGCCGCCGGTCTCGCCGGGCTGCTCGGGGACGACCTCGCCCCGGCCGACGTCGACGGTTGGTTCGTCTGCGGGCCGCAGGCGCTGGTCGAGGACACCCGCGCGGTGCTCGGCCGGCACGGCGTCGCCCCGGAGGCCGTCCATGTCGAGCTGTTCCACGTCGCCCCGGCGGCGGAGGATCATGCCGCGGGGGTCGAGAGCACCGTGATCGCGACGGTCGGCGGCCGGACGTCGGCCGTGGACAGCGACGGGCGGGAGTCGGTGCTGGAGGCCGTGCTGCGGGCGGGTCTCGACGCCCCGTACGCGTGCATGGGCGGTGCCTGCGGGACCTGCCGCGCCAAGCTGGTGCGTGGCGGCGCGGAGATGGAGGTCGACTACGCGCTGAGCCCGGACGAGGTCGCCGCAGGCTACGTCCTGACCTGCCAGTCCCGCCCTACCACGGAGCGGGTCGAGCTGGACTACGACGCCTGA
- a CDS encoding helix-turn-helix domain-containing protein yields MAQPVPDEARAEDHPERLRHGTPAHPGGTDPEAHPRAVDAEAVTVADLLAEPLLRNTLVAGATGTSTQVRWCLPLAEFETEGGAEHGAGGVAVHAPVALLRGPAGAATVERVAEAGAAALLVRLDPSDMGSPPDLRAALPPARHAADRVGLPLALLAPTADYLKVSQLVATKVLAQATHVLQYSDQVHRSLGEILARGAGVASLAYGMSRMGEAPVMVLDVDGGQLAYESTATGTKPPGAPVVASLVRHLERLVAGEVAAVVAVLDTVDAEGAAVVPIIAPVTFGGDVSGLAAVLEPAGADPHGRAQRRIVAEEGAVLIGSEMLRIRSMDEAEERTRGDFIVELVHGRFADGQQLQARARHHGFGVDGSYVVYVAEPDPPVSDDPRAVRRFNAAARAVEHFTVDAPLPTLATQIGGNLVVVRPVADPNDMADVRELAGRIRRVFRERLRADARVAFGRVGTGAGGTASSYREARTALALGRRIDVPPVSGYDELRIFVALRDLADSENGRSFAREVLAPLRRADGTARSLESVAFAYIAESGNLNAAARRLGLHRNTTLYKLDRVSRVLGMDIRSADTQFMVWLAHHIDTLAQVEDKLDEELAPPP; encoded by the coding sequence ATGGCACAGCCCGTTCCGGACGAGGCCCGCGCAGAAGATCACCCCGAGCGGCTCCGGCACGGCACTCCGGCACATCCGGGAGGGACGGATCCGGAGGCCCACCCCCGCGCCGTGGACGCGGAGGCCGTCACCGTCGCCGATCTGCTGGCCGAGCCGTTGTTGCGCAACACCCTCGTGGCCGGAGCGACCGGTACGTCGACGCAGGTCCGGTGGTGTCTGCCGCTGGCGGAGTTCGAGACCGAGGGCGGCGCGGAACACGGCGCCGGCGGTGTCGCCGTGCACGCCCCGGTCGCCCTCCTGCGTGGGCCGGCCGGCGCGGCGACGGTCGAGCGCGTCGCCGAGGCCGGAGCAGCCGCGCTCCTGGTGCGTCTCGACCCTTCCGACATGGGCTCGCCACCCGACCTGCGGGCCGCGTTGCCGCCGGCGCGGCACGCGGCGGACCGGGTGGGCCTTCCGCTCGCGCTGCTGGCGCCGACGGCCGACTACCTGAAGGTGAGTCAGCTCGTCGCGACCAAGGTGCTGGCGCAGGCCACCCATGTCCTGCAGTACAGCGACCAGGTGCACCGCTCACTGGGCGAGATCCTCGCCCGGGGCGCGGGTGTTGCGTCGCTCGCCTACGGCATGTCCCGGATGGGTGAGGCGCCCGTGATGGTGCTCGACGTCGACGGCGGGCAGCTCGCCTACGAGAGCACGGCCACCGGGACTAAGCCGCCCGGAGCCCCCGTCGTCGCCTCTCTCGTCCGTCATCTCGAGCGGCTGGTCGCGGGCGAGGTCGCCGCGGTCGTCGCGGTGCTGGACACCGTCGACGCGGAGGGGGCCGCGGTGGTGCCGATCATCGCGCCGGTGACATTCGGGGGCGACGTCAGCGGTCTCGCCGCCGTCCTCGAGCCCGCCGGTGCGGATCCCCACGGCCGGGCCCAGCGGCGCATCGTGGCCGAGGAGGGGGCGGTGCTGATCGGCTCCGAGATGCTCCGGATCAGGTCGATGGACGAGGCCGAGGAACGTACCCGCGGTGACTTCATCGTCGAGCTGGTGCACGGGCGGTTCGCCGACGGTCAGCAGCTCCAGGCCCGCGCCCGGCACCACGGCTTCGGGGTCGACGGCTCCTACGTCGTCTACGTCGCCGAGCCCGACCCGCCCGTGTCCGACGACCCCCGTGCCGTCCGGCGGTTCAACGCCGCGGCCCGGGCCGTCGAGCACTTCACCGTGGATGCACCGCTACCGACGCTGGCCACCCAGATCGGCGGCAACCTGGTCGTCGTCCGGCCGGTCGCTGATCCCAACGACATGGCGGACGTCCGGGAGCTCGCCGGCCGTATCCGCCGGGTGTTCCGCGAACGGCTCCGAGCGGACGCGCGTGTGGCGTTCGGCCGCGTGGGGACCGGTGCCGGCGGAACCGCGAGCAGCTACCGCGAAGCCCGGACGGCGCTCGCGCTGGGCCGGCGGATCGACGTACCCCCGGTATCCGGGTACGACGAGCTGCGGATCTTCGTCGCATTGCGGGACCTCGCGGACTCCGAGAACGGGCGCTCCTTCGCCCGGGAGGTCCTCGCCCCGCTCCGCCGCGCCGACGGCACCGCCCGCAGCCTGGAGAGCGTCGCCTTCGCCTACATCGCCGAGTCGGGCAACCTGAACGCTGCGGCCCGGCGACTGGGGCTGCACCGCAATACGACCCTGTACAAGCTCGACCGGGTGTCCCGCGTCCTGGGCATGGACATCCGGTCCGCCGACACCCAGTTCATGGTGTGGCTGGCCCATCACATCGACACTCTCGCCCAGGTGGAGGACAAGCTCGACGAGGAGCTCGCACCACCTCCGTAA
- a CDS encoding aldehyde dehydrogenase family protein encodes MHSAPSVADTASSVRTGRSVDPAAPGRTVHTYHVSSTAEVRAAVTAADAAAAAWAATPPLRRAAVLTALADLLERRVDELAVAITREEGKAIAAARGEVGKSAEQFRLAAQLAYLVEGTTFPVEGEGTFTYTVRGPLGVVTAITPWNFPLSLVARKIAPALAAGNVVVLKPSPVTAGVASLLVDLAVEAGLPADVLPLVQGHDTEAMAALLGDERVRAVTFTGSDAVGALVRAQAHGQARLQLELGGRNAAVVCADADLGKAAADVAAGAFGLTGQACTSTDRVLVTRTVAEEFMTLLADRVRALKVGPGDLTGVTTGPVATAAQFDRLHELKDSAIAAGARVVAEASTVDGLDPHGYWVAPTLFADVPPEHPLVAGEVFGPFCSVVLVGSSDQALDIVNSSTHGLVVAVHTADLAVAHRFAARARCGIVKINAPTTGNGVAPPFGGWKASSGGAFPEGGRQALDFFTDTKTVYLSHGEN; translated from the coding sequence GTGCACTCCGCACCATCCGTCGCCGACACGGCGTCGTCTGTCAGGACAGGCCGGTCCGTCGATCCGGCCGCCCCCGGGCGCACGGTCCACACGTATCACGTCTCGTCGACAGCCGAGGTCCGCGCCGCCGTGACCGCCGCGGACGCGGCCGCCGCCGCCTGGGCGGCGACCCCACCGCTGCGCCGGGCAGCGGTGCTCACCGCACTCGCCGATCTGCTGGAACGCCGTGTGGACGAGCTCGCCGTCGCGATCACCCGCGAGGAGGGAAAGGCGATCGCCGCGGCCCGGGGCGAGGTCGGAAAGTCCGCCGAGCAATTCCGGCTCGCCGCGCAGCTCGCGTACCTGGTCGAAGGGACGACCTTCCCGGTCGAGGGCGAGGGGACGTTCACGTACACGGTGCGCGGTCCGCTCGGCGTCGTCACCGCGATCACGCCGTGGAACTTCCCGTTGTCGCTCGTGGCCCGCAAGATCGCCCCGGCGCTGGCGGCCGGCAACGTGGTCGTGCTCAAGCCGTCGCCGGTCACCGCCGGGGTCGCCAGTCTGCTCGTCGACCTGGCCGTCGAGGCGGGCCTGCCCGCGGACGTCCTGCCGCTCGTGCAGGGCCACGACACCGAGGCGATGGCCGCGTTGCTCGGGGACGAGCGCGTGCGGGCGGTCACCTTCACCGGGTCCGACGCCGTCGGCGCACTCGTCCGTGCTCAGGCCCACGGGCAGGCGCGCCTTCAGCTGGAGCTGGGCGGCCGCAACGCCGCCGTCGTCTGTGCCGACGCCGACCTCGGGAAGGCCGCCGCGGACGTCGCGGCCGGAGCCTTCGGGCTGACCGGTCAGGCGTGCACGTCGACCGACCGCGTCCTGGTCACCCGGACGGTCGCGGAGGAGTTCATGACGCTGCTCGCCGACCGGGTCCGGGCGCTGAAGGTGGGCCCGGGCGACCTGACCGGAGTCACCACCGGCCCTGTCGCCACCGCCGCGCAGTTCGACCGCCTGCACGAGCTGAAGGACTCGGCGATCGCGGCCGGTGCACGGGTCGTCGCCGAAGCGTCGACGGTCGACGGGCTCGATCCCCACGGGTACTGGGTGGCCCCGACCCTGTTCGCCGACGTCCCGCCCGAGCACCCCCTCGTCGCCGGCGAGGTCTTCGGCCCGTTCTGCTCGGTCGTCCTGGTCGGGTCCTCCGACCAGGCGCTCGACATCGTCAACTCCTCGACGCACGGGCTCGTCGTCGCCGTGCACACCGCGGACCTCGCCGTTGCCCACCGCTTCGCCGCCCGCGCCCGCTGCGGGATCGTGAAGATCAACGCGCCCACGACGGGCAACGGCGTCGCGCCGCCGTTCGGCGGCTGGAAGGCGTCCAGCGGAGGCGCCTTTCCCGAGGGCGGGCGCCAGGCCCTCGACTTCTTCACCGACACCAAGACCGTCTACCTGAGCCACGGAGAGAACTGA
- a CDS encoding GlcG/HbpS family heme-binding protein — MQTIYRLTLEDALVLLRAAEAEAQRIGVKQTICIADDGAHPIALHRMTGARLTGVDIAIAKAFTAAGHQRATHLFNEQPNGPALPGNEAFGIQHMHPGKFTVFVGGFPIVYRDQIIGAVGVSGGNGEQDKAVGAAALAAFDEHIAAAVPA; from the coding sequence ATGCAGACCATCTACCGGCTGACCCTCGAGGACGCACTCGTTCTGCTCCGCGCGGCCGAGGCCGAGGCCCAGCGGATCGGCGTCAAGCAGACCATCTGCATCGCCGACGACGGAGCGCACCCGATCGCCCTGCACCGCATGACCGGAGCCCGGCTCACCGGCGTGGACATCGCGATCGCCAAGGCGTTCACGGCAGCCGGGCACCAGCGCGCCACGCACCTGTTCAACGAACAGCCCAACGGGCCCGCCCTGCCCGGCAACGAGGCCTTCGGGATCCAGCACATGCATCCCGGCAAGTTCACGGTCTTCGTCGGAGGGTTCCCGATCGTCTACCGGGACCAGATCATCGGCGCGGTCGGGGTGAGCGGCGGCAACGGCGAGCAGGACAAGGCCGTCGGTGCGGCTGCGCTCGCGGCATTCGATGAGCACATCGCCGCTGCGGTCCCCGCCTAG
- a CDS encoding MFS transporter yields the protein MTGALRDERIAGSGQGGPLGLLAAALVVGTFASTIANTLVNVPLAVMAADLGTSLTSGTLIVVAFNLTCAVVLPFAGWLGDRIGRRRVFLLSMIGVTVGAIGAATAPTLPLLVAFRAVQGLSSALVLPTVLALLVAAAGPGRRGRAVSWWAAANGAGQAAGPTVGGVLTDVTGWRSVFLVIVPFAVLAFAGAWRWVPRTPPRVVGLDLAGALSLSLGVALVLVGASAVAPAGLGSPVVWLGTGLGALALVGFVLVERGRTAPFVPPALLVEARFARSAVAALCQMFCLTATLLTVPLYLTSQAGSPSRTAGLLVVALPLAMTLLAPLSGMLTERASPRRALCWGLAGLGAAELALAVVLGFGGSGPTSRIALVAAVAVIGAAIAFTQTPATAGATRSAQEARSGSGLGVFNMLRFVGAALGGAVVAVVVGDSPSGPGPFMVMALVCAAAAAAALLVTFLGRLPR from the coding sequence GTGACCGGAGCTTTACGGGACGAACGGATCGCGGGCTCCGGGCAGGGCGGGCCGCTCGGCCTGCTCGCCGCCGCGCTCGTCGTCGGCACGTTCGCCAGCACCATCGCGAACACTCTCGTCAACGTGCCGTTGGCTGTGATGGCCGCGGACCTCGGCACGTCGCTGACGAGCGGGACGCTGATCGTCGTCGCGTTCAACCTGACCTGCGCGGTCGTGTTGCCCTTCGCGGGGTGGCTCGGCGACCGGATCGGCCGGCGCCGGGTGTTCCTGCTGTCGATGATCGGGGTGACGGTCGGCGCGATCGGCGCGGCCACCGCGCCAACGCTCCCCCTGCTGGTCGCGTTCCGCGCGGTCCAGGGGCTGTCCAGTGCACTCGTGCTGCCGACCGTGCTCGCACTGCTCGTCGCCGCCGCCGGCCCCGGTCGTCGGGGTCGTGCGGTGTCCTGGTGGGCGGCGGCGAACGGCGCGGGCCAGGCGGCGGGGCCGACCGTGGGCGGAGTGCTGACGGACGTGACGGGCTGGCGTTCGGTGTTCCTCGTGATCGTCCCCTTCGCCGTTCTGGCGTTCGCCGGAGCGTGGCGGTGGGTGCCGCGAACCCCGCCACGGGTCGTCGGGCTCGATCTCGCCGGGGCGCTGTCTCTCTCCCTGGGCGTGGCGCTGGTGTTGGTCGGGGCGTCCGCGGTGGCCCCGGCGGGGCTCGGCTCGCCGGTGGTGTGGCTGGGTACCGGGCTGGGTGCGCTCGCGCTCGTGGGCTTCGTGCTGGTCGAGCGCGGACGAACGGCGCCGTTCGTGCCGCCCGCCCTGCTCGTCGAAGCGCGGTTCGCCCGTTCCGCGGTCGCCGCGCTGTGCCAGATGTTCTGCCTCACCGCGACCCTGTTGACCGTTCCGCTCTACCTGACCTCCCAAGCCGGCTCGCCATCACGTACGGCCGGGCTGCTCGTCGTCGCTCTTCCGTTGGCGATGACACTGCTGGCCCCGCTCTCCGGGATGCTCACCGAGCGAGCGAGCCCACGGCGTGCCCTGTGCTGGGGACTCGCCGGGTTGGGCGCGGCCGAGCTGGCGCTCGCCGTGGTCCTGGGATTCGGCGGCTCCGGGCCGACCTCCCGGATCGCGCTGGTCGCGGCGGTCGCGGTTATCGGCGCCGCGATCGCCTTCACCCAGACCCCGGCGACCGCCGGCGCCACCCGGTCCGCCCAGGAGGCGCGCTCCGGCTCGGGTCTCGGGGTGTTCAACATGCTTCGGTTCGTCGGGGCCGCGCTGGGCGGGGCCGTGGTGGCTGTCGTCGTCGGGGACTCGCCCTCCGGCCCCGGACCGTTCATGGTGATGGCACTGGTGTGCGCCGCGGCCGCGGCGGCGGCACTGCTCGTCACGTTCCTGGGCCGTCTCCCCCGCTGA
- a CDS encoding RidA family protein: MSDLPASPVPQGRYVPAVVVDGLVYSAGMTPRRDGRLVLTGLVGAEVDLRAAADAAGISAVNALVACADAAGGLDRIVRGVRMTVYVACADGFTALSAVADGASAVLAERLGEDALPVRAAVGVRALPGGAPVEVELIAVLR; encoded by the coding sequence GTGTCTGATCTCCCTGCTTCCCCTGTCCCCCAGGGACGTTACGTTCCCGCCGTCGTCGTCGACGGCCTCGTGTACAGCGCCGGGATGACCCCGCGCCGCGACGGCAGGCTCGTGCTGACCGGTCTCGTCGGCGCGGAGGTGGACCTCCGCGCAGCCGCGGATGCCGCGGGAATCTCGGCGGTCAACGCCCTGGTGGCGTGCGCGGACGCCGCGGGCGGACTGGACCGGATCGTCCGCGGGGTCCGGATGACCGTCTACGTCGCCTGTGCCGACGGGTTCACGGCGCTCTCCGCGGTCGCCGACGGGGCGTCCGCGGTGCTCGCGGAACGGCTCGGCGAGGACGCCCTGCCCGTTCGCGCCGCCGTCGGGGTGCGCGCGCTCCCGGGAGGCGCACCCGTCGAGGTGGAGTTGATCGCCGTGCTCCGCTGA
- a CDS encoding gamma-glutamyltransferase family protein, with the protein MTLLARRSSFPVALRPAALGADGMVAASHPAISRAGADVLADGGTAIDAALAMAAVSWLALPGQCGVGGDAFALVHEPDGTVRALCGSGFGPDGGTPEHYAGMTGIPRHGAASVAAPGAIAALEALHSAGATRSLADLWAPAVRLARLGLPCTAKTAADIARHAVRLAEDPDTAGVLLRSGRAPEVGTRLPQPLLAASIERLAADPGALYRGDLAERAVSRLTALGAPFSGEEWATSGDVRAEPALRRRYRDRWVHQTPMPTPGWMVLDQLAVCERQLGGAPLSAEAVHWLAGAARIAFADRYARAGSDSDGWRRGGQPDAVEQARDRIRTGVLPGPAGASPAGDTTSMVAVDGEGRAVSLIHSLAFTFGAGITIPGTGIVLNNRLGRGAYLVSGHPNEVRPRRRPLHTLNAWLVTDDDGRLRHVGNTPGGDGQVQWNTQLLSHLLDHGADAQSAVDAPRFSAFPGSDAEDLGSPAELRCEDRLGLEVLAGLRERGHTVVPVGDWGAGGSAQIVSLDHERGCLSGGSDSRQEGVALGV; encoded by the coding sequence ATGACACTCCTGGCGCGCCGCTCCTCCTTCCCTGTGGCGCTCCGACCCGCCGCGCTGGGCGCGGACGGAATGGTCGCCGCCAGCCATCCCGCGATCAGCCGCGCCGGGGCGGACGTGCTCGCCGACGGGGGCACCGCGATCGACGCCGCGCTCGCCATGGCCGCCGTCTCCTGGCTCGCCCTTCCGGGGCAGTGCGGTGTCGGCGGCGACGCCTTCGCCCTGGTCCACGAGCCGGACGGGACGGTCCGGGCCCTCTGCGGCAGCGGCTTCGGCCCCGACGGCGGCACTCCCGAGCACTACGCCGGGATGACCGGGATCCCCCGGCACGGCGCCGCCTCCGTCGCGGCCCCGGGCGCGATCGCGGCGCTCGAGGCCCTGCACTCCGCCGGCGCGACCCGTTCGTTGGCCGATCTCTGGGCCCCGGCGGTCCGCCTCGCCCGCTTGGGCCTGCCGTGCACGGCGAAGACGGCGGCCGACATCGCCCGGCACGCGGTCCGGCTCGCCGAGGACCCGGACACCGCCGGCGTATTGCTGCGTTCCGGACGGGCCCCTGAGGTCGGGACCAGGTTGCCGCAGCCGCTGCTGGCCGCCTCGATCGAGCGGCTGGCCGCGGACCCCGGCGCGCTGTACCGAGGCGACCTGGCCGAACGCGCCGTCTCGCGGCTCACCGCGCTCGGCGCGCCCTTCTCCGGGGAGGAGTGGGCCACGAGCGGTGACGTCCGGGCCGAGCCCGCCCTGCGACGCCGCTACCGCGATCGCTGGGTGCACCAGACCCCGATGCCCACCCCCGGATGGATGGTCCTGGACCAGCTCGCCGTCTGCGAGAGGCAGCTGGGCGGCGCTCCGCTCTCCGCCGAGGCGGTGCACTGGCTCGCCGGGGCTGCCCGGATCGCCTTCGCCGACCGCTACGCCCGGGCGGGGAGCGACTCCGACGGCTGGCGTCGCGGTGGCCAGCCCGACGCGGTCGAGCAGGCGCGCGACCGGATCCGTACCGGTGTGCTGCCCGGACCGGCCGGCGCGTCTCCGGCAGGAGACACCACCTCGATGGTCGCGGTGGACGGGGAGGGCCGGGCAGTCAGCCTCATCCACTCGCTGGCGTTCACCTTCGGCGCCGGGATCACTATCCCCGGCACCGGGATCGTGCTGAACAACCGGCTCGGTCGAGGCGCCTACCTGGTGTCCGGTCACCCCAACGAGGTCCGGCCGCGACGCCGCCCGCTGCACACGCTCAACGCCTGGCTGGTCACCGACGACGACGGCCGGCTCCGGCACGTCGGGAACACCCCCGGCGGCGACGGTCAGGTGCAGTGGAACACCCAGCTGCTCTCCCACCTGCTCGACCACGGCGCCGACGCGCAGTCCGCGGTCGACGCTCCCCGCTTCTCCGCCTTCCCGGGGAGCGACGCCGAGGACCTGGGCTCCCCCGCGGAGCTGCGCTGCGAGGACCGGCTCGGCCTGGAGGTCCTCGCGGGACTCCGGGAACGCGGCCACACGGTGGTCCCGGTCGGGGACTGGGGAGCGGGCGGCAGCGCACAGATCGTCTCGCTCGACCACGAGCGGGGCTGCCTGTCCGGTGGCTCGGACTCCCGGCAGGAAGGGGTGGCTCTCGGTGTCTGA
- a CDS encoding TenA family transcriptional regulator: MTLTVDTPAGTSGAPELLSRDDFRAALEDAIKGREAKNASFSKAWAEGELTRDHFARWAENHFHYVGPFADYLGYIYGNTPDKFTDAKDFTLQNMYEEELADIRHTDLLVRFGEACGTTRERIENPDNMNAVTRGLQSWCYSVAMREHFVVATAALVVGLESQVPGIYKKQIVPLRGVYGFTEDEIEFFDLHITSDEVHGERGYQIVLDHADTPELQQRCLQYVRWGAEMRFSYTRALYDTYVAPPVATS; encoded by the coding sequence ATGACCCTGACCGTCGACACTCCCGCCGGCACTTCCGGCGCGCCGGAGCTGCTCTCCCGCGACGACTTCCGGGCCGCGCTCGAGGACGCGATCAAGGGCCGCGAGGCCAAGAACGCGTCGTTCAGCAAGGCCTGGGCCGAGGGCGAGCTCACCCGCGATCACTTCGCTCGCTGGGCCGAGAACCACTTCCACTACGTCGGCCCGTTCGCCGACTACCTCGGCTACATCTACGGCAACACCCCGGACAAGTTCACCGACGCCAAGGACTTCACCCTCCAGAACATGTACGAGGAGGAGCTCGCCGACATCCGGCACACCGACCTCCTCGTGCGTTTCGGCGAGGCCTGCGGCACGACCAGGGAGCGCATCGAGAACCCGGATAACATGAACGCGGTCACCCGCGGACTGCAGTCCTGGTGCTACTCAGTGGCGATGCGCGAGCATTTCGTGGTTGCGACCGCAGCGCTCGTCGTCGGCCTCGAGTCGCAGGTCCCCGGCATCTACAAGAAGCAGATCGTCCCGCTCCGCGGCGTCTACGGCTTCACCGAGGACGAGATCGAGTTCTTCGACCTGCACATCACCTCCGACGAGGTGCACGGCGAGCGCGGCTACCAGATCGTGCTCGACCACGCGGACACCCCGGAGCTGCAGCAGCGCTGCCTCCAGTACGTCCGCTGGGGTGCGGAGATGCGCTTCTCCTACACCCGGGCCCTCTACGACACCTACGTCGCGCCCCCCGTCGCCACCTCCTGA
- a CDS encoding Rieske (2Fe-2S) protein has product MSDNRTVEWVATVPLADLERRKKTRVDVGGRAVALFLVGDRVFALDDVCVHKGRSLSRGVLWHGKVVCPAHQWTFDPETGEADDRDDFQPVHDVRIVDDVVHVSAVPRP; this is encoded by the coding sequence GTGAGCGACAACCGAACCGTCGAGTGGGTCGCCACGGTCCCGCTCGCGGACCTCGAGCGCCGCAAGAAGACCCGGGTCGATGTCGGGGGACGGGCGGTCGCTCTGTTCCTCGTCGGCGACCGCGTCTTCGCCCTCGACGACGTCTGCGTCCACAAGGGCCGGTCGCTGTCCCGCGGCGTCCTGTGGCACGGCAAGGTCGTCTGTCCTGCCCACCAGTGGACCTTCGATCCCGAGACGGGCGAGGCCGACGACCGGGACGACTTCCAGCCGGTGCACGACGTGCGCATCGTCGACGACGTCGTCCACGTCAGTGCCGTCCCGCGCCCCTGA